One genomic window of Bicyclus anynana chromosome 10, ilBicAnyn1.1, whole genome shotgun sequence includes the following:
- the LOC128198456 gene encoding uncharacterized protein LOC128198456, producing MESEHSGTQREQDIELVSIKSRLPQFWRDKPRLWFAQFETITANQKLSDEAKFGLVVAQLDKMDIEQIGDIILSPANTGRYEALKKRLLSVYEESENKQLQKLLNEVELGDQRPSQLLRRMRDLGRDKIPEDTLRMLWISHLPPATRAVLAVSQESKLDSLAAMADKMDEHTKEIQSVCSCSHGSVTSPKPTSSNERIIEMIESLTKEVNELKMERARGNYRQPYTHRRRSRSRSRSANPESAVCYFHRKFGKDAFKCRKPCNFAKKTGQRQEN from the coding sequence atggagtCAGAACACTCAGGCACCCAAAGAGAACAAGACATCGAGTTAGTCTCCATCAAGTCGAGATTACCACAGTTTTGGCGCGATAAGCCTAGGCTATGGTTCGCGCAGTTCGAAACTATTACTGCCAACCAAAAGCTTAGCGATGAGGCGAAGTTTGGACTTGTCGTCGCGCAACTGGACAAGATGGACATCGAGCAAATTGGTGATATCATCCTGTCACCAGCCAACACGGGCAGATACGAGGCCCTAAAGAAAAGATTGCTGTCTGTCTATGAAGAGTCAGAAAATAAACAACTACAGAAACTACTCAATGAAGTTGAACTCGGCGACCAGCGACCTTCACAACTGCTACGACGGATGCGAGATCTGGGCCGCGACAAGATTCCGGAGGACACACTGCGGATGCTGTGGATCAGCCACCTCCCACCGGCAACACGCGCCGTACTAGCAGTGAGCCAAGAATCAAAATTAGACTCGCTAGCGGCTATGGCGGACAAAATGGATGAACATACGAAGGAGATACAATCTGTTTGTTCCTGTAGTCACGGAAGCGTCACATCTCCGAAACCTACGTCATCAAACGAGAGGATCATAGAAATGATCGAGTCGCTGACGAAGGAAGTAAACGAGCTGAAGATGGAAAGAGCGAGAGGCAACTATCGTCAACCATATACTCATCGCCGACGGTCGAGATCCCGGTCAAGGTCAGCAAATCCAGAGTCGGCCGTATGTTACTTTCATCGCAAGTTTGGAAAGGACGCCTTCAAATGCAGAAAACCGTGCAATTTCGCAAAGAAAACCGGCCAGAGACAGGAAAACTAG